One stretch of Lemur catta isolate mLemCat1 chromosome 2, mLemCat1.pri, whole genome shotgun sequence DNA includes these proteins:
- the SLC29A4 gene encoding LOW QUALITY PROTEIN: equilibrative nucleoside transporter 4 (The sequence of the model RefSeq protein was modified relative to this genomic sequence to represent the inferred CDS: deleted 1 base in 1 codon), with product MGSVGSQRLKEPSVVGTPDRTVAVSFSFDSHQLEAAAVEAAPGPDIRARAVSAVMDSAAEEPVPDDRYHAIYFAMLLAGVGFLLPYNSFITDVDHLHHKYPGTSIVFDMSLTYILVALVAVLLNNVLVERLNLHTRITAGYLLALGPLLFISICDVWLQLFSRDQAYAINLAAVGTVAFGCTVQQSSFYGYTGMLPKRYTQGVMTGESTAGVMISLSRILTKLLLPDERASTLIFFLVSVGLELLCFLLHLLVRRSRFVLYYSARPRDRGCRAGLRHGPGYRVHHDVATGDIHFEHQTPALAAGSPKDSPVHEVTGSGGAYMRFDVPRPRVQRSWPTFRALLLHRYVVARVIWADMLSIAVTYFITLCLFPGLESEIRHCMLGEWLPILIMAVFNLSDFVGKILAALPVAWRGTHLLACSCLRVVFIPLFILCVYPSGTPALRHPAWPCVFSLLMGVSNGYFGSVPMILAAGKVGPKQRELAGNTMTVSYMSGLTLGSAVAYFTYSLTRDAHGSCLVTASANGSAPTGL from the exons ATGGGCTCCGTGGGGAGCCAGCGCCTCAAGGAGCCCAGCGTGGTGGGCACTCCCGACAGGACGGTGGCAGTGAGCTTCAGCTTCGACAGCCACCAGCTGGAAGCAGCGGCCGTAGAGGCAGCTCCAGGCCCGGACATTAGGGCCAGGGCTGTCTCTGCTGTCATGGACTCCG CGGCGGAGGAGCCGGTGCCCGACGACCGCTACCATGCGATCTACTTTGCCATGCTGCTGGCCGGGGTGGGCTTCCTGCTGCCGTACAACAGCTTTATCACCGACGTGGACCACCTGCATCACAAGTACCCAG GGACCTCTATTGTGTTCGACATGAGCCTCACCTACATCTTGGTGGCACTGGTGGCCGTGCTCCTCAACAACGTCCTGGTGGAGAGACTGAACCTGCACACCAGGATCACTGCAG GCTACCTCCTAGCCTTGGGCCCCCTCCTCTTCATCAGCATCTGTGACGTGTGGCTGCAGCTCTTCTCTCGTGACCAGGCGTACGCCATCAACCTGGCCGCCGTGGGCACCGTGGCCTTCGGCTGCACAG tgcAGCAATCCAGCTTCTATGGGTACACGGGGATGCTGCCCAAGAGGTACACGCAGGGGGTGATGACTGGGGAGA GCACGGCGGGGGTGATGATCTCGCTGAGCCGCATCCTCACCAAGCTGCTGCTGCCGGACGAGCGGGCCAGCACGCTCATCTTCTTCCTGGTGTCCGTGGGCCTGGAGCTGCTGTGCTTCCTGCTGCACCTGCTGGTGCGCCGCAGCCGCTTCGTGCTCTACTATTCCGCGCGG CCCCGCGACAGGGGCTGCCGGGCCGGCCTGCGCCACGGCCCCGGCTACCGCGTGCACCACGACGTGGCCACCGGGGACATCCACTTC GAGCACCAAACCCCAGCCCTGGCCGCCGGGTCCCCGAAGGACAGCCCAGTGCACGAGGTGACCGGCAGCGGGGGCGCCTACATGCGCTTTGACGTGCCCCGGCCGAGAGTCCAGCGCAGCTGGCCCACCTTCAGAG ccctgctgctgcaCCGCTACGTGGTGGCGCGGGTCATCTGGGCGGACATGCTGTCCATCGCGGTGACCTACTTCATCACGCTGTGCCTGTTCCCCGGCCTGGAGTCCGAGATCCGCCACTGCATGCTGGGCGAGTGGCTGCCCATCCTCATCATGGCCGTGTTCAACCTCTCCGACTTCGTGGGCAAG ATCCTGGCGGCCCTGCCCGTCGCCTGGCGGGGCACCCACCTGCTGGCCTGCTCCTGCCTGCGCGTGGTCTTCATCCCCCTCTTCATCCTGTGCGTCTACCCCAGCGGCACGCCCGCCCTGCgccaccccgcctggccctgCGTCTTCTCCCTGCTCATGGGCGTCAGCAACGGCTACTTCGGCAGCGTGCCCATGATCCTGGCGGCCGGCAAGGTGGGCCCCAAGCAGCGGGAGCTGGCAG GGAACACCATGACCGTGTCCTACATGTCAGGGCTGACGCTGGGCTCCGCCGTGGCCTACTTCACCTACAGCCTCACTCGGGACGCCCACGGCAGCTGCCTCGTCACCGCCTCCGCCAACGGCTCGGCCCCCACCGGCCTCTGA